A window of Reinekea marina contains these coding sequences:
- a CDS encoding cystathionine gamma-synthase family protein: protein MKKIINAKKRIGEHQLHPESLMMSYGYDSDLSEGAVKPPVFLTSTFSYPTAEAGEEFFHVASGRKPVPEGESAGLIYSRFNQPNVEMVEDRLALLEGSEEAVVCASGMGSITATLLSALRPGDVLMHSSPLYGGTEVMFRNIMTEFGIKLVEFHDGCSEASIMAAVQEAKSLGPIAMIFAESPGNPTNALIDIDLIVKTANLIETEQGKRPVTAIDNTLMGPIFSQVVPRGIDLAVYSLTKYVGGHSDLVAGAVCGNGDTINAVRTIRNCMGLNSDPHTCWMISRSLETLSIRMQREAETGLKIAQWLANNPHMKVKVLHPNLIEDELYQTVYAKQCSGPGSTFSFVLDAPRTDAFKFINALVLFKSAVSLGGTESLVSHPASTTHSGVPEEVRKDVGIEEGLIRLSIGLEHPEDLIADLSNAFKVLVS from the coding sequence ATGAAAAAAATAATAAACGCCAAAAAGCGAATTGGTGAACACCAGCTTCACCCTGAATCGTTAATGATGTCCTACGGTTACGATTCCGATTTATCTGAAGGGGCCGTTAAGCCACCTGTTTTTCTGACGTCAACGTTCAGCTACCCAACCGCCGAAGCCGGCGAAGAATTCTTTCATGTTGCATCGGGCAGAAAGCCTGTCCCAGAAGGTGAGTCAGCGGGGCTTATCTATTCTCGATTCAATCAACCGAACGTAGAGATGGTGGAAGACCGTTTAGCGTTGTTAGAGGGCTCAGAGGAAGCTGTTGTTTGCGCCAGCGGCATGGGGTCTATAACGGCCACGCTACTTTCGGCATTACGGCCTGGTGATGTGTTGATGCACAGCTCGCCGCTTTATGGCGGCACAGAGGTTATGTTTCGCAATATCATGACCGAGTTTGGTATAAAGCTGGTAGAGTTTCATGATGGTTGCAGTGAAGCCTCTATTATGGCCGCTGTTCAAGAGGCTAAGTCGCTAGGACCTATTGCGATGATCTTTGCTGAGTCACCAGGTAATCCAACCAATGCGTTAATCGACATAGATCTCATTGTAAAAACCGCTAACCTGATTGAAACCGAACAAGGCAAGCGTCCGGTGACCGCGATCGATAACACCCTTATGGGGCCTATATTCTCGCAGGTTGTGCCTCGTGGAATCGACTTGGCCGTATACTCCTTGACTAAATATGTTGGGGGGCACAGTGACCTTGTTGCTGGCGCAGTGTGTGGAAATGGTGACACGATCAATGCGGTTAGAACCATCCGTAATTGTATGGGGCTAAATTCAGATCCTCATACTTGTTGGATGATTTCACGGTCGTTGGAAACCTTGTCAATTCGCATGCAAAGAGAAGCAGAGACCGGCCTAAAAATAGCTCAGTGGTTGGCCAACAACCCACACATGAAGGTTAAGGTGTTGCACCCGAATCTGATTGAGGATGAGTTATATCAAACCGTTTACGCTAAACAATGCAGCGGGCCAGGTTCAACTTTTTCATTTGTGTTGGATGCACCGAGAACAGATGCCTTTAAATTTATCAACGCTTTGGTTTTGTTCAAATCTGCTGTCAGCTTAGGGGGCACCGAATCATTGGTGAGCCACCCAGCCTCTACAACGCATTCCGGTGTTCCCGAGGAAGTGCGAAAAGACGTTGGCATTGAAGAAGGGTTGATTCGATTGTCTATTGGATTAGAACACCCAGAAGATTTGATTGCTGATTTATCCAATGCATTTAAAGTCTTGGTAAGTTAG
- a CDS encoding VC0807 family protein — protein sequence MDHSDNSPAQEAAKPAKAKQGGFLSNLMFNIVLPVLIMSKLSGDDMLGPLYSIAVALAFPVGYGIWEMRLTKKVNGFSVLGVVSVLLTGGISLLQLDPKYIAIKEAAIPGFIGLAVIISQKSHKSVVKLILFNDQIFRLDRVHSSLAEHNNEKVFEQKMTTVTYLVAASFFVSSALNYILAKIVLKSAPGTTEFAEELGRMTALSYPVIVIPSMVVLGFAMWYLFTQLKKLTHLPLDDLMVDQSKK from the coding sequence ATGGATCATAGCGATAATTCACCTGCACAGGAAGCAGCAAAGCCAGCAAAAGCTAAACAGGGCGGCTTTTTAAGCAACCTAATGTTTAATATTGTGCTACCTGTACTGATCATGTCAAAGCTGAGCGGCGATGATATGTTAGGCCCTCTATACAGCATTGCTGTCGCACTCGCTTTTCCGGTTGGATACGGTATTTGGGAAATGCGGCTGACTAAAAAGGTGAATGGGTTTTCGGTATTAGGCGTTGTCAGCGTTTTGTTGACGGGTGGTATCAGTTTATTGCAGCTAGACCCAAAATACATTGCCATCAAAGAGGCGGCTATTCCTGGGTTCATTGGCTTGGCGGTGATTATCTCCCAAAAGTCTCACAAATCGGTGGTCAAACTTATCTTGTTTAACGACCAAATTTTTCGATTAGATCGAGTGCACAGTTCGTTAGCTGAACATAATAATGAGAAAGTGTTTGAGCAAAAGATGACGACTGTAACGTATCTTGTTGCGGCGTCATTTTTTGTCTCGTCGGCTTTGAATTATATTTTGGCAAAAATAGTTTTAAAAAGCGCACCGGGGACCACTGAGTTTGCAGAAGAGTTGGGTCGAATGACAGCACTCAGTTACCCTGTCATCGTGATCCCGAGCATGGTCGTTTTAGGGTTTGCCATGTGGTACTTATTTACTCAGCTAAAGAAGCTTACTCACCTGCCTCTGGATGATTTGATGGTGGATCAATCTAAAAAGTAA
- a CDS encoding Hsp20 family protein yields MRTAFDFSPLYRNTVGFDRFASLLDSAAQSSNNSTNYPPYDIESTGENTYAITIAAAGFTEDELNITSENGTLVVKGKKEKTDEERKYLHQGIAFRSFERKFQLADHVEVTGANLQNGLLRIDLLKELPEAMKPKKIAINSNRVLEQKA; encoded by the coding sequence ATGAGAACTGCATTTGATTTTTCACCTTTATACCGAAACACTGTTGGCTTTGATCGTTTTGCATCGTTACTAGACAGCGCAGCACAATCATCCAATAACAGTACAAATTACCCGCCTTACGATATTGAGTCGACCGGCGAGAACACTTACGCCATTACAATTGCCGCTGCTGGTTTCACAGAAGATGAACTCAACATCACCAGTGAAAATGGCACCCTTGTTGTGAAAGGCAAAAAAGAAAAAACCGACGAAGAACGCAAATATTTACATCAAGGCATTGCCTTCCGTTCTTTCGAGCGCAAATTTCAGTTAGCCGACCATGTAGAAGTCACCGGTGCGAATTTGCAAAATGGTTTGTTAAGAATTGATTTACTCAAAGAGCTGCCTGAAGCCATGAAGCCAAAGAAGATTGCTATCAACAGTAATCGAGTTTTAGAGCAAAAAGCTTAG
- a CDS encoding glycoside hydrolase family 13 protein has translation MSWWKEGVVYQIYPRSFADSTGNGVGDLKGIISKLDYLQELGVTIVWLNPVYASPNDDNGYDISDYESIMAEFGTMEDFDALLAGLHQRGIKLIMDLVVNHCSDEHPWFIESKDNPDSPYRDYFFWRDGVNHQPPNNWVSVFSGSAWQYHPESEQYYLHLFSKKQPDLNWENEALRKDIYAMMRRWFDKGVDGFRMDVINMISKNPELPSVGDPSQLEWGGQHFMNGPRQHEFMREMHEQVLQHYNCMTVGECFDVDVEEGKKLVGADRKELHMIFQMEHMALDHGDTKWDVQPTWSRVALKQILNRWIQGLDGDGWNSQFWMNHDQPRAVSRFGNEQKFRIESAQALAAVTLTLPGTPYIYMGEEIGMTNVQYSIEEYKDLETLNWYNEQLQKGAEPKSLMRSIHLMGRDNARTPMQWNDQEHAGFTTGNPWLKVNPNYPEINVARAQQQPQGIWPWYQSLIALRKENKVLVYGRYTPIMESCEQVFAFLRDQNETKILVLVNLSDEKAVLDLPNHIVNTPWQVTLNNYDSMTMSELLPWQAIIMRTE, from the coding sequence ATGTCTTGGTGGAAAGAAGGTGTTGTTTATCAAATTTACCCACGCAGTTTTGCGGACAGCACGGGCAATGGCGTGGGCGACTTGAAAGGCATTATCAGTAAACTTGATTACCTCCAAGAATTGGGCGTAACGATCGTCTGGCTCAACCCAGTGTACGCATCGCCCAATGATGATAATGGATACGATATTTCCGATTACGAATCCATTATGGCCGAATTTGGAACCATGGAAGACTTTGACGCCTTGTTGGCCGGTTTACACCAGCGTGGTATCAAGTTAATTATGGATTTGGTTGTGAATCATTGTTCCGACGAGCACCCTTGGTTTATCGAAAGCAAAGATAACCCCGACAGCCCATACCGAGATTATTTCTTTTGGCGAGATGGTGTGAACCATCAGCCTCCCAATAATTGGGTCAGCGTGTTCTCAGGTTCTGCTTGGCAGTATCATCCAGAAAGTGAGCAATACTATTTGCACCTGTTTTCCAAAAAACAGCCAGATCTGAACTGGGAAAATGAAGCATTACGGAAAGACATTTATGCAATGATGCGACGCTGGTTTGATAAGGGCGTAGACGGCTTCCGAATGGATGTTATTAATATGATTTCGAAAAACCCTGAGCTTCCTTCCGTGGGAGACCCGTCTCAACTCGAGTGGGGTGGTCAACATTTTATGAACGGTCCACGGCAACACGAATTCATGCGGGAAATGCATGAGCAAGTGTTACAGCATTATAACTGTATGACCGTAGGCGAATGTTTTGATGTTGATGTTGAGGAAGGCAAAAAGCTAGTCGGTGCCGACCGAAAAGAATTGCACATGATCTTTCAAATGGAGCACATGGCCCTAGATCATGGAGATACCAAGTGGGATGTTCAGCCTACCTGGTCTCGAGTGGCTTTAAAGCAAATACTAAACCGTTGGATTCAAGGTTTGGATGGCGATGGTTGGAACAGTCAGTTTTGGATGAACCATGATCAACCTAGAGCTGTCAGTCGATTTGGCAATGAACAGAAATTTAGAATAGAAAGTGCGCAAGCTTTAGCCGCCGTCACATTAACGCTGCCTGGCACACCCTATATTTATATGGGTGAAGAAATTGGTATGACCAACGTACAATATTCTATTGAAGAGTATAAAGATTTAGAGACACTTAATTGGTATAACGAACAGTTGCAAAAAGGTGCTGAACCAAAATCCCTCATGCGCAGTATTCACTTAATGGGGAGGGATAATGCTCGAACTCCCATGCAGTGGAATGATCAAGAGCATGCCGGCTTCACAACCGGTAATCCTTGGCTGAAAGTGAACCCCAATTACCCAGAAATCAATGTAGCGCGAGCGCAACAGCAGCCTCAAGGTATTTGGCCGTGGTATCAATCGTTGATTGCTCTGAGAAAAGAGAACAAAGTGCTTGTGTATGGCCGCTATACGCCCATCATGGAATCTTGCGAGCAGGTCTTTGCCTTTCTTCGTGATCAGAACGAAACAAAAATACTGGTGTTGGTGAATTTGTCTGACGAAAAAGCAGTCCTAGATCTTCCCAATCATATCGTCAATACGCCGTGGCAAGTTACACTGAATAACTATGACTCAATGACTATGTCGGAGTTGTTACCTTGGCAAGCCATAATAATGAGGACTGAATGA
- the leuS gene encoding leucine--tRNA ligase, translating to MEASYSPASIERKIQKVWDEKQVFKAVVDSNKEKFYCLSMLPYPSGALHMGHVRNYTIGDVISRFQRMQGKNVIQPIGWDAFGMPAENAAIQNNVAPAKWTFENIDYMRDQLKTLGFAYDWSREVTTCKPEYYKWEQWFFTRLIEKDLAYKKSSFVNWCPHDQTVLANEQVHDGCCWRCDTPVERKEMDQWFVRTTAYAEELLSELDNLTGWPEEVVAMQRNWIGKSKGVNLSFTIKDSDESLEVYTTRPDTLYGVTYVAVAAGHPIAAKAAEQNPELAAFIEECKTSTTSEADMATMEKKGCATGVMAIHPLTGEEVPVWAANFVLMDYGTGAVMSVPGHDQRDYEFANKYGLSIKQVVEPAQSSEVTCDLSEAAFTEKGVLINSGEFNGLEFDAAFEAISSALANAGKGSVTTNYRLRDWGVSRQRYWGTPVPVVYVDGEAKPAEDFPIELPYDVVFDGSNSPIKNNPEFEQTTWRGQPAIRETDTFDTFMESSWYFARYCTPHYDEGMLEPKEANYWLPVDQYIGGIEHATMHLMYARFFHKALRDEGLVESNEPFTNLLCQGMVLAETWYKMEGSTRVWVSPDDVEPTKDDQGKVIGGVQKSTGEAVTFGGIAKMSKSKMNGKDPQAAIDEYGADTVRLFSMFAAPPEQTLEWTESGVQGSKKFLERLWRAVHQFVEQGDHAELNVATLNEAEKTLRRKTHETIEGVTADFGERKTFNTAIAKVMELINAVNRFDGQSPVIGEALETAVLVLSPIAPHICQELWQQLGHDDLVIDAQWPVVDSSALVKDTLLYVVQVNGKVRAKLEVSASTGKDELEAMALADERVQSFTDGKTIRKVIVVPKKLVSIVAN from the coding sequence ATGGAAGCTAGTTACTCCCCCGCCTCAATTGAGCGCAAAATCCAGAAAGTCTGGGATGAAAAGCAGGTCTTTAAGGCCGTTGTCGACAGCAACAAAGAAAAATTTTATTGCCTGTCTATGCTGCCATACCCCAGCGGTGCGCTGCACATGGGGCATGTTCGTAACTACACCATTGGCGATGTCATCAGTCGTTTTCAACGCATGCAAGGCAAAAATGTAATACAACCCATAGGTTGGGATGCGTTCGGAATGCCAGCTGAAAATGCAGCGATACAAAATAATGTTGCGCCAGCTAAATGGACGTTTGAAAACATTGACTACATGCGAGACCAGTTAAAAACCTTGGGCTTTGCTTACGATTGGAGTCGTGAAGTCACGACCTGTAAACCGGAATATTATAAGTGGGAGCAATGGTTTTTTACTCGGTTAATTGAAAAAGATCTCGCTTACAAAAAGTCTTCCTTTGTAAACTGGTGTCCTCACGATCAAACCGTTTTAGCGAATGAACAGGTTCATGATGGCTGTTGTTGGCGTTGCGATACGCCGGTAGAGCGTAAAGAGATGGACCAATGGTTTGTGCGTACCACCGCCTATGCCGAAGAATTGCTTTCTGAGTTAGATAATTTAACAGGCTGGCCAGAAGAAGTTGTCGCGATGCAACGAAACTGGATCGGTAAATCGAAAGGCGTAAACCTGAGCTTTACCATAAAAGACAGCGATGAATCGTTGGAAGTTTATACGACACGCCCCGATACGCTTTATGGTGTTACTTATGTGGCCGTTGCCGCTGGGCATCCTATTGCAGCGAAAGCCGCTGAACAAAACCCAGAGTTAGCCGCATTTATTGAAGAATGTAAAACCTCTACTACCTCCGAGGCTGATATGGCCACCATGGAGAAAAAGGGCTGTGCCACTGGCGTCATGGCGATTCATCCATTAACGGGTGAAGAAGTACCCGTTTGGGCCGCTAATTTTGTATTAATGGATTACGGTACAGGCGCAGTAATGTCTGTTCCAGGTCACGATCAACGAGATTATGAATTCGCAAACAAATACGGCTTAAGTATTAAGCAAGTTGTAGAGCCAGCGCAAAGCTCGGAAGTAACCTGTGATTTGTCTGAAGCCGCTTTCACTGAGAAAGGCGTCTTAATTAATTCAGGTGAGTTCAATGGCCTTGAATTTGATGCCGCATTTGAGGCGATTTCAAGCGCATTGGCCAATGCCGGTAAAGGCTCTGTTACAACGAATTATCGTTTGCGAGATTGGGGCGTAAGTCGACAACGTTATTGGGGCACGCCAGTGCCGGTTGTGTATGTTGATGGCGAAGCCAAACCTGCTGAAGACTTCCCGATTGAACTTCCATATGATGTAGTGTTTGATGGCTCGAATTCACCCATCAAGAATAACCCTGAGTTCGAGCAAACCACATGGCGCGGCCAACCAGCGATACGAGAAACCGATACATTTGATACCTTCATGGAGTCAAGTTGGTATTTTGCGCGTTACTGCACGCCTCATTACGACGAAGGCATGCTTGAGCCGAAAGAAGCTAACTACTGGCTACCGGTAGATCAATACATTGGCGGCATTGAGCATGCGACGATGCACCTTATGTACGCTCGCTTTTTCCATAAAGCATTACGTGATGAAGGCTTAGTCGAATCCAATGAGCCGTTCACCAACTTGCTTTGTCAAGGCATGGTTTTAGCGGAAACATGGTACAAAATGGAAGGCTCAACTCGTGTTTGGGTTTCACCTGATGACGTCGAGCCAACCAAAGATGATCAAGGTAAGGTAATTGGTGGTGTTCAAAAGTCGACAGGTGAAGCAGTGACCTTCGGTGGCATCGCTAAAATGTCTAAGTCTAAAATGAATGGGAAAGACCCCCAGGCTGCTATTGATGAATACGGTGCCGATACCGTTCGATTGTTCTCAATGTTTGCCGCGCCTCCAGAGCAAACCTTGGAATGGACGGAATCGGGCGTGCAAGGTTCGAAGAAGTTTTTAGAGCGCTTATGGCGTGCGGTTCATCAGTTTGTAGAACAAGGCGATCATGCTGAGCTAAACGTAGCTACTTTAAACGAAGCCGAAAAAACATTACGACGTAAAACCCATGAAACCATAGAAGGCGTCACCGCCGACTTTGGTGAGCGCAAAACCTTTAATACAGCCATCGCTAAAGTGATGGAATTGATCAATGCGGTAAATCGTTTCGATGGACAATCTCCAGTGATCGGAGAGGCATTAGAAACAGCGGTGTTAGTTTTATCGCCCATTGCGCCTCATATTTGCCAAGAGCTATGGCAGCAGCTAGGTCATGATGATCTCGTTATTGATGCCCAATGGCCAGTGGTCGATTCTTCGGCATTGGTGAAAGATACTTTGTTGTATGTTGTTCAGGTAAATGGAAAGGTGCGTGCGAAGCTCGAAGTGAGCGCAAGCACTGGGAAGGATGAACTCGAAGCTATGGCTTTAGCCGATGAGCGTGTACAGTCGTTTACCGATGGAAAAACGATTCGCAAAGTAATTGTTGTACCAAAGAAGTTGGTAAGTATCGTTGCAAACTAA
- the holA gene encoding DNA polymerase III subunit delta, with translation MRASAKQAGITERKVIEVDAKFDGAELIASNQSMSLFGDRELIELRLTSKFNDKGRKALMEYIETANPDNCLLIISDRIEAAQSKAKWFNKLVEAGWWVPIWPIEHHQLGGWLKQRFAQMNLTADQDAIALMVERIDGNLLAAKQEIEKLALLTDNQNITAETVLASVSDSSRYTVFDLASAMLSGDLTRSLKILSGLRGEGVEPPIVLWLLTRELRLVIELAEAGPQGLASAFKRLRVFDKRQNDYRQALNRASLVHYQQCLLACSEIDAMIKGQIKADPWDKLSELTVAVSAPQIAAYSL, from the coding sequence GTGCGAGCATCGGCTAAGCAAGCTGGCATTACCGAACGTAAAGTGATTGAAGTAGACGCCAAATTTGACGGCGCTGAACTGATTGCTTCGAACCAATCTATGTCTCTGTTCGGTGATAGAGAGCTGATTGAATTGCGTTTAACCAGTAAATTCAACGACAAAGGTCGTAAGGCGTTGATGGAGTACATCGAGACGGCGAACCCCGATAATTGTTTATTGATTATTTCTGACCGTATCGAAGCGGCGCAATCGAAAGCGAAATGGTTTAACAAGTTGGTCGAAGCCGGTTGGTGGGTACCCATTTGGCCTATTGAGCATCATCAATTGGGCGGCTGGTTAAAACAGCGCTTTGCGCAAATGAATTTAACGGCCGATCAAGACGCCATCGCATTGATGGTTGAGCGAATTGATGGGAATCTATTGGCGGCGAAGCAAGAAATAGAAAAGCTAGCGTTGCTAACAGACAACCAGAATATTACCGCAGAAACAGTCTTGGCCAGCGTGTCAGACAGCTCTCGTTATACGGTTTTTGACTTAGCCAGTGCCATGTTGTCAGGTGATTTAACTCGATCACTCAAAATCTTATCGGGGTTGCGAGGCGAAGGTGTCGAGCCTCCAATTGTACTGTGGCTGTTAACGCGTGAATTGCGACTGGTTATTGAACTTGCTGAAGCCGGGCCACAGGGCTTAGCCTCTGCATTTAAGCGTCTGCGCGTGTTTGATAAACGGCAAAATGATTATAGGCAGGCTTTGAATCGCGCTAGTCTTGTTCACTATCAACAATGTTTGCTGGCCTGCTCTGAGATAGATGCCATGATAAAAGGCCAGATCAAGGCTGACCCGTGGGATAAGCTCAGTGAGCTCACCGTTGCAGTCAGCGCGCCGCAAATAGCCGCTTACAGTCTCTAA
- a CDS encoding LysR family transcriptional regulator ArgP: MMDYKALHALAAVVRCGGFEPAAKDLCVTQSAVSQRVKGLENRLGQPVLIRQTPPIATELGQKLISHLHRVEHLEKDLTLANPQVDRVHARIAINADSMATWFPEAIGKITDEMDVDIVIADQDKGIELMRRGEVLACLCSEDTAINGARVDRLGVVRYRAYASPDFLLRYKILDQPDKLHLAPCLQFNEDDKLQHQFLNMLGMPDPLNPIRCPSSEGFVQMAANGCGFGMIPEMQAAIGVASGSLIDLAPTSPIDIPLYWHTWRSGGSAMKRLRASVIKSAHRWLRQDR, encoded by the coding sequence ATGATGGATTATAAAGCGCTGCACGCGTTAGCTGCGGTTGTTCGCTGCGGTGGATTTGAACCCGCCGCAAAAGACTTGTGTGTGACCCAATCTGCTGTAAGTCAACGGGTAAAAGGCTTGGAAAATCGATTGGGTCAACCTGTGTTAATTCGACAGACTCCGCCTATCGCTACTGAGCTGGGTCAAAAACTAATCAGTCATTTGCATCGTGTTGAACATTTAGAAAAAGACTTAACCCTTGCCAACCCTCAAGTAGACCGAGTTCATGCGCGTATCGCCATTAACGCCGACTCAATGGCGACATGGTTTCCTGAAGCCATTGGTAAGATCACTGACGAAATGGACGTCGATATCGTTATCGCTGATCAAGATAAAGGCATCGAACTCATGCGTCGTGGTGAGGTACTGGCCTGCTTGTGCTCTGAAGATACCGCTATAAATGGCGCCAGAGTGGATCGCCTTGGCGTTGTGCGTTACCGTGCCTATGCCAGCCCAGATTTTTTGCTAAGGTATAAAATACTCGACCAGCCCGATAAATTGCACTTAGCGCCTTGCTTGCAATTTAATGAAGACGACAAGTTACAACATCAATTTTTAAACATGCTCGGTATGCCCGACCCATTGAATCCTATTCGCTGCCCCTCTTCCGAAGGGTTTGTGCAAATGGCCGCCAACGGCTGTGGCTTTGGTATGATCCCTGAAATGCAAGCGGCCATAGGGGTTGCCAGTGGCAGTTTGATTGACCTAGCTCCTACAAGCCCAATTGATATACCTCTCTATTGGCATACTTGGCGATCTGGTGGGTCAGCCATGAAACGGCTGCGCGCATCGGTCATTAAGTCGGCACACCGTTGGTTAAGACAAGACAGGTGA
- a CDS encoding tRNA (adenine(22)-N(1))-methyltransferase TrmK yields the protein MTHLPLKTKLGTRLRHLVESIPTDTELVWDMCCDHGALGRAIIESRPQCQVIFNDIHKDIMARLKEQLIQLNAQRYRLAVCPAEAVSLEETSRQVVVIAGIGDEQTITILEALRTQAHAKNCTFIISPTTKVALVRQYLIGAGFYRVNESIVTENKRSYEVITVATQQTQHAQLMTEKNGDLIGRCWQPIESHRQHLKKLIGYYQGQALNPEKAYAKFLLQRYKLQLKNLNESIEKN from the coding sequence ATGACCCATCTCCCGTTAAAAACTAAGTTAGGTACCCGCCTTCGACATTTGGTTGAATCCATTCCGACCGATACTGAGCTTGTTTGGGATATGTGCTGTGACCACGGAGCACTGGGGAGAGCTATTATTGAATCTCGCCCGCAATGCCAAGTCATATTTAATGACATTCACAAAGACATCATGGCTCGCTTAAAGGAACAGCTGATTCAACTCAACGCCCAACGATATCGTTTGGCAGTTTGCCCAGCTGAAGCCGTCTCGCTTGAAGAGACAAGTAGGCAAGTTGTGGTCATCGCTGGGATTGGCGATGAACAAACCATTACTATTTTAGAGGCCCTCCGCACGCAAGCCCACGCCAAAAATTGCACCTTTATTATATCCCCCACGACTAAGGTTGCACTGGTTCGTCAGTATTTGATTGGTGCTGGGTTTTATCGTGTGAATGAGTCCATCGTGACTGAAAACAAGCGTAGCTATGAAGTTATTACCGTTGCAACCCAGCAAACTCAGCATGCGCAACTCATGACTGAAAAAAATGGCGATCTTATCGGCCGGTGCTGGCAACCGATCGAATCGCATCGACAACACCTTAAGAAACTCATTGGCTACTACCAAGGGCAAGCATTGAATCCTGAAAAAGCTTATGCCAAATTTTTATTACAACGTTATAAATTACAATTAAAAAATTTAAACGAAAGCATTGAAAAAAACTAA
- a CDS encoding LysE/ArgO family amino acid transporter yields MFAQYLSGFVVAIGLIVAIGAQNAWVLGMSIRRQYPYTIATVCFTIDALLMAVGVVALGHIQRLLPSIIPYLTYIGVAMLIGLGIQAFYRVFTTHQGLEVSRPEAAVKSRSHVIVLAMTLSLLNPHVYLDTVVLIGNIAAIQEQPWIFWLGSASASVAWFLMLAALGKPLSVWLISPLRWQIFDAIIGVIMFWVAWSLLKSTH; encoded by the coding sequence ATGTTTGCTCAATATTTATCTGGTTTTGTGGTTGCCATTGGTCTTATCGTCGCCATTGGCGCGCAAAACGCATGGGTACTTGGCATGAGTATTCGGCGACAATATCCCTATACCATTGCCACCGTGTGTTTTACGATCGATGCCCTGCTAATGGCTGTTGGGGTCGTCGCTCTTGGTCATATCCAGAGACTATTGCCGTCTATTATCCCGTATTTGACTTACATCGGAGTGGCGATGTTAATTGGGTTGGGTATACAAGCCTTTTATCGTGTGTTCACGACACATCAAGGGCTTGAAGTCAGTAGGCCTGAAGCGGCCGTTAAAAGCCGCTCTCATGTGATTGTTCTGGCGATGACGCTGTCTTTGCTAAACCCGCATGTTTATCTAGATACCGTAGTACTCATCGGCAATATTGCCGCTATTCAGGAGCAGCCATGGATATTTTGGCTGGGTTCGGCCAGTGCTTCGGTGGCTTGGTTTTTAATGTTGGCGGCACTGGGTAAGCCACTGAGTGTTTGGCTGATATCGCCCCTTCGTTGGCAAATATTTGATGCGATCATAGGAGTAATCATGTTTTGGGTGGCTTGGTCATTGTTAAAATCAACCCACTGA
- a CDS encoding sugar O-acetyltransferase, protein MSQTYLSDSWKKMRSGESFNPFDSELVAQRALIRQSVAQFNRAPSKGHLKHMFGLFERVGKRCFIEAGVHIDYGCHLSFGEQVYVNAHCVFLDVAPIVLSDHVLVGPGVKFCTVQHPLDAEQRKSGVEWAEPIHVGENAWIGAGAIILPGVTIAKNAVIGAGSVVTKDVAEGCVVKGNPAR, encoded by the coding sequence ATGAGCCAAACCTATCTAAGCGATTCGTGGAAAAAAATGCGAAGCGGGGAATCCTTTAATCCGTTCGATTCTGAATTGGTTGCACAACGAGCCTTAATTAGACAGAGCGTAGCGCAATTTAATCGCGCACCGAGTAAAGGCCATCTAAAGCACATGTTCGGCTTGTTTGAACGAGTAGGAAAGCGGTGTTTTATTGAAGCGGGTGTGCATATAGATTACGGTTGCCATTTATCTTTTGGTGAACAAGTCTACGTAAACGCGCATTGTGTATTTTTGGATGTCGCGCCCATTGTATTGAGCGATCATGTGTTAGTAGGGCCGGGAGTTAAATTTTGTACGGTGCAACACCCCCTTGATGCAGAGCAACGTAAAAGCGGTGTTGAATGGGCTGAGCCAATTCATGTTGGGGAAAATGCTTGGATAGGTGCAGGGGCCATTATATTGCCCGGGGTAACCATTGCAAAAAATGCGGTCATTGGAGCAGGGAGTGTTGTTACTAAAGATGTTGCAGAAGGCTGTGTCGTAAAAGGCAACCCTGCACGTTAA